The Vespula vulgaris chromosome 17, iyVesVulg1.1, whole genome shotgun sequence genome includes a window with the following:
- the LOC127069926 gene encoding zinc finger protein 32-like isoform X2 yields the protein MTSMFDQQIKSEPMGFYSVASSRSDGSNSMVNLSDDREDLSQQEGHLQSQQQSSLQLSQQQQSQQQNQQQSQQQSQQSQQQQSQNIQPDSPGRQSTGQQTVKEATRSKPQPCKVCGKVLSSASSYYVHMKLHSGNKPYHCTVCEASFCRKPYLEVHMRTHTGERPFQCELCLKRFTQKSSLNTHKRVHTGERPYACDICQKRFAVKSYVTAHRWSHVAEKPLVCDRCSLTFTSKSQFAIHIRTHTAGTTYECGICGRTFVRDSYLIRHQNRVHRDMSQSGSNHNPSTPQSTAGGASGTGFESPVCDLRYNEGPSSLDGLPGGKGGGIAAEIASLAKQNNLQLPLPLLHPQTTN from the coding sequence ATGACATCTATGTTCGACCAACAGATTAAAAGCGAGCCGATGGGCTTTTATTCGGTTGCTTCTAGCCGTTCGGATGGTTCTAATTCTATGGTTAATTTATCAGACGACAGGGAAGACCTTTCGCAACAGGAAGGCCACCTACAATCTCAACAACAAAGTTCGTTGCAGCTGAGCCAACAGCAACAGAGTCAGCAACAGAATCAGCAGCAGAGTCAACAGCAGTCGCAGCAGAGTCAACAACAGCAGAGTCAAAATATACAACCGGATAGTCCTGGTCGTCAGTCCACCGGTCAGCAGACCGTTAAGGAAGCTACCAGATCTAAACCCCAGCCTTGTAAAGTCTGTGGCAAGGTCTTGTCCTCCGCGTCCTCCTACTACGTACACATGAAACTTCATTCGGGCAACAAGCCGTACCACTGTACGGTGTGCGAAGCGAGCTTCTGTCGTAAGCCTTACTTGGAGGTACACATGAGAACTCATACGGGCGAACGGCCGTTTCAATGCGAGCTCTGTTTGAAAAGGTTCACGCAAAAGAGCAGTTTGAATACTCACAAGCGCGTGCATACGGGCGAACGGCCGTACGCCTGCGACATCTGTCAGAAACGTTTCGCGGTAAAGAGCTACGTAACGGCGCATCGTTGGAGTCACGTCGCGGAGAAGCCTTTGGTCTGTGACAGGTGTTCCCTGACGTTTACGTCGAAGAGTCAATTCGCCATACACATTCGTACGCATACCGCGGGTACGACTTACGAATGTGGGATTTGCGGGCGTACGTTTGTACGAGACAGCTACTTGATAAGGCATCAAAATCGGGTTCATCGCGATATGAGTCAGAGCGGCTCGAATCACAATCCGTCGACGCCACAGAGCACCGCAGGCGGCGCCTCAGGGACCGGCTTTGAAAGTCCGGTCTGCGATCTGCGTTACAACGAGGGACCATCGTCGTTGGACGGTCTACCCGGTGGGAAGGGTGGTGGTATCGCCGCTGAGATCGCGAGCCTAGCCAAGCAAAACAATCTACAGCTTCCTCTACCGTTACTGCATCCGCAGACAACCAACTAG
- the LOC127069931 gene encoding zinc finger protein 385B-like has protein sequence MAVPAESIIDSNLNDPVTKAVVDNIMGNLPTKKPLVRCDDCDLSFTSQAVLDTHLQGARHAKQIRSKNIMASLEETKVAFTKDADTNGLKCNVCNVCLNSIQQLQTHLNGSRHKKKAMRGGWFGKEVVTQGSSLVAPAINIQDSGPMKAVSLSCDICNKFFNSPSQYNVHMKSKKHTGKMKRAKTQKKKRFSPYWKKPKSDTNSTTVQSLSNNFVPGGFTNQT, from the exons ATGGCAGTGCCAGCGGAGAGTATTATAGATTCAAACCTTAATGATCCGGTAACAAAAGCCGTTGTTGACAATATAATGGGTAATTTGCCCACAAAAAAACCTCTCGTTCGTTGTGACGATTGTGATTTATCCTTTACAAGCCAAGCAGTATTAGATACACATTTACAAGGCGCACGTCATGCCAAGCAG ATAAggtcaaaaaatataatggcGTCGCTTGAAGAAACTAAGGTAGCATTTACAAAGGATGCTGACACAAATGGGCTAAAATGTAATGTATGTAATGTCTGTCTCAACTCGATACAACAGCTACAAACGCATTTAAATG GAAGTCGACACAAGAAGAAAGCTATGAGAG GTGGGTGGTTTGGAAAAGAAGTTGTCACGCAAGGTAGTTCGTTGGTTGCTCCTGCAATCAACATACAGGATTCTGGTCCTATGAAGGCAGTCTCACTGTCATGCGATATATGCAACAAATTTTTCAACTCTCCTTCGCAATATAATGTG CACATGAAATCCAAGAAGCACACTGGCAAAATGAAGAGAGCTAAGactcaaaaaaagaaacgattttctcCATATTGGAAAAAACCGAAATCTGATACGAACTCAACCACCGTACAATCTCTGTCAAATAATTTTGTACCAGGTGGTTTTACGAATCAAACATAG
- the LOC127069926 gene encoding zinc finger protein 180-like isoform X1, with amino-acid sequence MQVDWYAGYEQFVKRNLTLLPHQQIHPQPPPPPPHHHHHQQQQQQQQQQQQQELQPQQLAQPQQSDIMTSMFDQQIKSEPMGFYSVASSRSDGSNSMVNLSDDREDLSQQEGHLQSQQQSSLQLSQQQQSQQQNQQQSQQQSQQSQQQQSQNIQPDSPGRQSTGQQTVKEATRSKPQPCKVCGKVLSSASSYYVHMKLHSGNKPYHCTVCEASFCRKPYLEVHMRTHTGERPFQCELCLKRFTQKSSLNTHKRVHTGERPYACDICQKRFAVKSYVTAHRWSHVAEKPLVCDRCSLTFTSKSQFAIHIRTHTAGTTYECGICGRTFVRDSYLIRHQNRVHRDMSQSGSNHNPSTPQSTAGGASGTGFESPVCDLRYNEGPSSLDGLPGGKGGGIAAEIASLAKQNNLQLPLPLLHPQTTN; translated from the coding sequence ATGCAGGTGGATTGGTACGCAGGATATGAGCAGTTTGTCAAGCGCAACCTGACTCTGCTCCCCCATCAGCAAATTCACCCGcagccgccgccgccgccgccgcaccatcaccatcaccagcagcagcagcagcaacaacagcagcagcagcagcaggagTTGCAGCCACAGCAGCTGGCTCAGCCGCAGCAGAGCGACATAATGACATCTATGTTCGACCAACAGATTAAAAGCGAGCCGATGGGCTTTTATTCGGTTGCTTCTAGCCGTTCGGATGGTTCTAATTCTATGGTTAATTTATCAGACGACAGGGAAGACCTTTCGCAACAGGAAGGCCACCTACAATCTCAACAACAAAGTTCGTTGCAGCTGAGCCAACAGCAACAGAGTCAGCAACAGAATCAGCAGCAGAGTCAACAGCAGTCGCAGCAGAGTCAACAACAGCAGAGTCAAAATATACAACCGGATAGTCCTGGTCGTCAGTCCACCGGTCAGCAGACCGTTAAGGAAGCTACCAGATCTAAACCCCAGCCTTGTAAAGTCTGTGGCAAGGTCTTGTCCTCCGCGTCCTCCTACTACGTACACATGAAACTTCATTCGGGCAACAAGCCGTACCACTGTACGGTGTGCGAAGCGAGCTTCTGTCGTAAGCCTTACTTGGAGGTACACATGAGAACTCATACGGGCGAACGGCCGTTTCAATGCGAGCTCTGTTTGAAAAGGTTCACGCAAAAGAGCAGTTTGAATACTCACAAGCGCGTGCATACGGGCGAACGGCCGTACGCCTGCGACATCTGTCAGAAACGTTTCGCGGTAAAGAGCTACGTAACGGCGCATCGTTGGAGTCACGTCGCGGAGAAGCCTTTGGTCTGTGACAGGTGTTCCCTGACGTTTACGTCGAAGAGTCAATTCGCCATACACATTCGTACGCATACCGCGGGTACGACTTACGAATGTGGGATTTGCGGGCGTACGTTTGTACGAGACAGCTACTTGATAAGGCATCAAAATCGGGTTCATCGCGATATGAGTCAGAGCGGCTCGAATCACAATCCGTCGACGCCACAGAGCACCGCAGGCGGCGCCTCAGGGACCGGCTTTGAAAGTCCGGTCTGCGATCTGCGTTACAACGAGGGACCATCGTCGTTGGACGGTCTACCCGGTGGGAAGGGTGGTGGTATCGCCGCTGAGATCGCGAGCCTAGCCAAGCAAAACAATCTACAGCTTCCTCTACCGTTACTGCATCCGCAGACAACCAACTAG
- the LOC127069922 gene encoding actin-related protein 5 has protein sequence MEVLELKDVKAVPDIIHNYPYKIKAEAIPLVVDNGSYNCRVGWATEKEPQLIFKNLIAKPRKERGKKDGEPQVGNDIANIEAVRFQLKTQFDRNVVTHFEAQEQIFDYTFTHMGIDTEGSVNHPIILTEAFLNPNYSRNLMAELLFECYNIPSIAYGVDCLFSYQHNNCPPDGLIVSIGYHTTQIIPILDGKADPVNSRRINIGGYHITSYMHRLLQLKYPVHVNAITPSRAEELIHEHSMIALNYQDVVSKWADPDYYDANVLRVQLPYVAPASTPGLTIEQQKERKRELARRLMEINARKREERLAEDEEQLNQLLAIQDLLEEGETDEFDQALKTYSLANEADLIKMINNLQAKVERTRQKIVAANSQEENIVMEDQKPKIKSSLQPKDQQDFEEWIAGVRKRRQEILDKRMAKRQRRQDMAKRRTAAAQERMRIISQLARKDKRDDDFGMRDEDWDVYKVINREGGDSDSELEQEKLMELEDVLRHHDPEFDGAGSSVPMIPGETHQLHVGVERLRAAELLFQPSMIGSVEAGIAETIEFVLKLYSPEQQKRLVSNVFLTGGPTALPGLLERLKRELKEMRPFGSNFQINVAKNTSLDSWYGARDFGLSGNLPEYLVTRKEYEEKGGEYLKEHSASNIYTRSPDPLPILQVPVTCEQVIVEDAIIDVEIE, from the exons GTTCGTACAATTGTAGAGTTGGTTGGGCTACAGAAAAGGAACcgcaattaatatttaaaaatctcaTAGCAAAACCTAGAAAAGAACGCGGAAAGAAGGATGGCGAACCTCAAGTAGGAAATGACATAGCAAATATAGAAGCTGTAAGATTTCAATTGAAAACTCAGTTTGATAGAAATGTTGTGACGCATTTCGAAGCTCAAGAACAAATATTCGATTATACCTTTACTCATATGGGAATAGATACCGAAGGATCAGTAAATCATCCAATTATTTTAACAGAAGCTTTCTTAAATCCAAATTATTCTCGAAATT TGATGGCAGAACTTCTATTCGAATGTTATAATATACCATCTATAGCATATGGTGTCGATTGCTTATTTTCGTATCAGCATAATAATTGTCCACCGGATGGTTTGATAGTTAGTATAGGATACCATACAACACAAATAATACCTATATTAGATGGCAAAGCGGATCCAGTTAATTCTAGAAGAATTAATATCGGTGGTTATCACATAACGTCTTACATGCACAGATTACTTCAACTTAAATATCCTGTACACGTGAATGCGATAACTCCAAGTCGTGCAGAA GAATTAATACATGAACATTCAATGATCGCATTGAATTATCAAGATGTAGTATCTAAGTGGGCAGATCCAGATTATTACGATGCAAATGTCTTAAGAGTTCAATTACCTTACGTCGCACCTGCAAGTACACCTGGTTTAACCATcgaacaacaaaaagaaaggaaaagagaactaGCTCGAAGATTGATGGAAATTAATGCaaggaagagggaagaaagg ttGGCTGAAGATGAGGAGcaattaaatcaattattagCTATACAAGATCTTTTGGAAGAAGGTGAAACGGATGAATTTGATCAGGCATTGAAAACATATTCTTTGGCGAATGAAGctgatctaataaaaatgataaataatttacaagcGAAAGTAGAAAGAACTAGACAAAAAATTGTTGCCGCAAATTCACAAGAGGAAAACATTGTTATGGAAGATCAAAAGCCAAAAATTAAATCGAGCCTTCAACCGAAAGATCAGCAGGACTTTGAAGAATGGATAGCTGgtgtgagaaagagacg acaagaaatattagataaacGTATGGCGAAAAGACAACGTAGACAAGATATGGCCAAACGTAGAACAGCAGCAGCTCAGGAAAGAATGCGTATAATTAGTCAACTGGCGAGGAAAGATAAACGAGATGATGATTTTGGTATGAGAGATGAAGACTGGGATGTATATAAAGTTATTAATAGG GAAGGTGGAGATTCTGATTCAGAATtggaacaagaaaaattaatggaaCTTGAGGATGTTCTTCGTCATCATGATCCAGAGTTCGATGGAGCTGGTTCTAGCGTTCCTATGATTCCTGGTGAAACCCATCAATTGCACGTTGGAGTAGAACGTTTAAGAGCAGCAGAATTACTTTTTCAACCTTCAATGATTGGATCGGTTGAAGCTGGCATAGCAGAGACTATTGAATTCGTTTTAAAACTTTATTCCCCTGAACAACAAAAACGATTGGTAAGCAATGTTTTTCTTACCGGTGGACCAACAGCTTTACCAGGATTACTCGAAAGACTGAAACGTGAACTTAAAGAAATGAGACCATTTGGTTCCAACTTTCAAATAAACGTTGCAAAAAATACTAGTTTAGATTCGTGGTACGGTGCAAGAGATTTTGGTTTAAGTGGTAATCTCCCAGAATATCTTGTAACCCGTAAAGAGTATGAAGAAAAAGGTGGTGAGTACTTGAAAGAACACTCTGcgagtaatatatatactagatCGCCAGATCCCTTACCTATATTACAAGTTCCTGTAACATGTGAACAAGTAATTGTTGAAGATGCGATTATTGACGTTGAAattgaataa